TCGGCTTTCCACCCGCGAATCACGTCTTTGAATCCGAACTGCGAAGGATGGCCATAGTGGGATAGATGAAAGAGATACATCGGGTGTCCCTGGATGTACATGTTGCGCGCGTACCAGTCTCCCTGCTCCGGTTCGCATTGGGGACCCCAGTGGGCCCAGATGCCAAATTTGGCATCGCGGAACCATTCGGGGCAGTCGTACTGCGCCAGGGACTCCCATCGCGGCTCGAACGGGCCCGGGGCATAGGGGTAGCGTCTGCCCACTGCCCGGGTCACCAGAGGATTCCCGAAACAGGCCGCAAGGACAACGCAGAGGAGCCTGCCCACTGCCTCCCTTCCCATTGTGCCCTCCCGACCACGCTTTCCGTTCCTGCCTTTTCCCCAGGTGCGGGGTGCCAGTTTGCCTCCGTCGGGCGGGATCCTCCGCCTAAACGTGACCCGCACCGTCGGGCGGGGGGTACGACCGCCCCCTCCACCGTGTTTCTCTTTCGGCCACGACCTCCTGGATCATAGCGGCGATCTGGCGCGCTCCTTCTTCGGGACATGACCACCGCGATGCAGGCAACACGCGGTCCCAGGGCTGCCGCGTGGCAAGCCAGCTGAAGACAAGCTCACCTTCCTCCCCGCCGGAGACCCCACCCTCGAAGAAAAGGCGCTGAATCGCCTCTCGCAATGGACCCTCGCCCCCCTGCTCGGGAGCACAGCGCACCTGGCGCAGACCACCTGCACGATTGATCAGAAATACCTCCGCGTAGCCCCGATGGACGGAGGGAAGTACAACCGCCCAGTCGTTCCGTACCCGTTCCCACTGGCTCCGCGAATGCACCACCACCTGCTGGTTCAGAGCCGGGCGGTGCTGTTGAATGAGGCGATGCTCCGTCAAAATGGCCTCCAGTTCCGAGCCAAGGGGAAACACTTCGAAGTCCCAAACGGCTTGCGCGATTCTGCGGTCCCTCTCCGGAAGGCTATCCGGAGCCCGAAAGTAGCTCGGCAGCCGTGCGGCCAGATTCTTCGCCTTCCCGACGTAGATTACGTCTCCTGCACGGTCGACCATCACGTACACGCCCGGCGTCCTGGGCAGCGTGCGGAGCCTACTGGGGCCGAAGGCAAAGCGAGTGAAGTCCATCCGGGCTGGCTGGACGAGCCTCTCAAGGTCCAAAAGCGTTTCCGCCCCCTGTTCCTCGGCGAGTTCGAGAAGACGCAGCCAGACGTTGGCCAGCGAGAGGGCTTCGGTGCGCGGATCGCCCTCGGACAGCCATCGCTCGCCTACGGCCTCCGCTACCTGCTCCGGCCGGGAAAGGCGTAGGTAGGGGAACAGGCCCTTTGCCAGCCGGCGCACCGACCAGATTTTCTCCGCGCCCCACCCGCATCCCCGGACAAAGCGAACGGCCACGGCTAAGCCCGTCACCCTCGGCGAAAATACCACAAGGTTCTGGCACTGGCCACCGGGCCAAGGCAGCTTCAGGTGCCTGGGCCTCGAATGCGGGGCCAGCTTCCGGCTGCCGGTGGCCACAGCCTTGCGGTTCTGCACGAGGGCCCACCCCAGATCGATCGCTTTTCCGTCGTGCGTACGGTGGGGAACGAGGCAGAGGAAGCTTTCTCGGTCCAGCGCCAGAGGCGAGGAGGAAACACACCGCCAGCGCCCGTCCGGACAGAGGGCGATCCCCTCGATCCCCTCTAACGCCGCGCGTACAATCCGGTGGGCGAGGGCCTCGGGGATGCTCTCCGCCGCGAGGAGCGCGCGGGCGAGCTCGCCTGAGGAAAGCCCCTCTTCCCTCTCCGCCAGCAGCTCGCGTACTCTCCGCACCCAGCGATCATCCTGAGGCGGTTGTGCCGCGCGCTGCTTCATGCCTGCTCATCCACCCGACATCTTCCCTCTTTCTCTGCTGCGACCGGTGCGATCCCGCTCGGCCGCGCGCTCGGCTTCCCGGCCGCTGGTCTGCAGGCCCAGGGGAGCCGGTCGTCGGGGATGCCGCGCCCTCAGGGCTCCAACGGACTCAATGGACTTCTTCCTCCGGGAGCAGACCGCTTGCTCTGACGGTGCCCCCACAGTAGCGTACGATCCGCTCCGTCGCACGCTGGA
This portion of the candidate division KSB1 bacterium genome encodes:
- a CDS encoding nucleotide excision repair endonuclease, with the protein product MKQRAAQPPQDDRWVRRVRELLAEREEGLSSGELARALLAAESIPEALAHRIVRAALEGIEGIALCPDGRWRCVSSSPLALDRESFLCLVPHRTHDGKAIDLGWALVQNRKAVATGSRKLAPHSRPRHLKLPWPGGQCQNLVVFSPRVTGLAVAVRFVRGCGWGAEKIWSVRRLAKGLFPYLRLSRPEQVAEAVGERWLSEGDPRTEALSLANVWLRLLELAEEQGAETLLDLERLVQPARMDFTRFAFGPSRLRTLPRTPGVYVMVDRAGDVIYVGKAKNLAARLPSYFRAPDSLPERDRRIAQAVWDFEVFPLGSELEAILTEHRLIQQHRPALNQQVVVHSRSQWERVRNDWAVVLPSVHRGYAEVFLINRAGGLRQVRCAPEQGGEGPLREAIQRLFFEGGVSGGEEGELVFSWLATRQPWDRVLPASRWSCPEEGARQIAAMIQEVVAERETRWRGRSYPPPDGAGHV